A window from Festucalex cinctus isolate MCC-2025b chromosome 12, RoL_Fcin_1.0, whole genome shotgun sequence encodes these proteins:
- the ccdc177 gene encoding coiled-coil domain-containing protein 177 — protein MVDPSEAEEQTVKSVAPQMGASAVQVPGDQQRLPDQADGAIAEEEGDVGDFQTPPIGSSEPSPCHTSSPAVPSPLPPPSPEPDGDLGPKLHLDLYNFDSPAAEGSRYVLTSPRSLEACARCGVKPVELLSRPLSDFAREAPGRSMRVATGLFEVYERERHAKLRHCREERERIVREEKRRVMQAAVNSCAAAATEQHKVTAQTSGSAPDSVSASKPSSQSKPTKVGSTGPKQSFGKTSRPVSCGPPPVVSKSTERKPSSTFPRPAPKAPVFVRAKTTLAPPVSKPPNGLFTQHNGHFHPKVRAKSHSLESLQRKTEPVCSSSNTTTTTCTSSESGASSYSWDGPRDRWAKVSSPRARTLAAFNSLMGRSLSLGDLSHSPQTTQKVERIVKEVKRRGLNAVSERDRKIAALMLARYQEEDIMSQTRYVAHLQWDSERRTEELRREQDERDKRRAVQHGQRLWQTQVSTRQRRLSREERRSAAAKMRQAEESERQWRELAERQERHRLRKLQQAAREEKHKKSLQEQNLKALEEERAAVLEQERLLLKEKLTMAELKRQEKEHQAQEERRGLNKAERRRHAALVQEITRREQEECEEANRAAREKLSRSLENYEHIVERRGQELREKAKREEEQIQRARRAAENRERQQQRQLEARARQADERARQAALVAEERAKEKAQRAVQSRREKERLQRLNRQRVEEEERQRRRELLQSIERKLEKSEQIFKEKRAVLESARSVALASFHVRDKVREETNVRTFDKMALEAQLKAGLDDK, from the exons ATGGTGGACCCCTCAGAGGCTGAGGAGCAGACCGTCAAGTCCGTCGCCCCGCAAATGGGTGCCTCCGCCGTGCAGGTCCCCGGAGACCAACAACGCTTGCCGGACCAGGCGGACGGCGCCATcgcagaggaggaaggtgacGTCGGCGACTTCCAGACGCCGCCCATCGGCAGCTCCGAGCCCAGCCCCTGCCACACCTCCTCTCCGGCGGTCCcgtcgccgctgccgccgccgtcTCCGGAACCCGATGGCGACCTGGGACCCAAGCTGCACCTGGATTTGTACAACTTCGACTCACCGGCGGCCGAGGGCAGCCGTTACGTGTTGACCAGCCCGCGCTCGCTGGAGGCCTGCGCCCGCTGCGGCGTCAAGCCCGTGGAGCTGCTCTCCCGACCCCTCTCCGACTTCGCCCGCGAGGCGCCCGGTCGCTCCATGCGGGTGGCGACGGGTCTGTTCGAGGTCTACGAGCGGGAGCGTCACGCCAAGTTGCGCCACTGCAGGGAAGAGCGGGAGCGGATCGTCAGGGAGGAGAAGCGGCGGGTGATGCAGGCGGCGGTCAACAGTtgtgcggcggcggcgacggagcAGCACAAAGTCACCGCTCAGACCTCCGGCTCTGCTCCTGATTCGGTTTCAGCTTCCAAACCGTCTTCGCAATCTAAACCAACCAAAGTCGGTTCCACAGGTCCCAAGCAGTCCTTTGGTAAAACCTCGCGGCCAGTATCCTGTGGTCCTCCACCGGTAGTCTCTAAGTCTACTGAACGCAAACCCTCTAGTACGTTCCCCAGACCCGCACCGAAAGCACCGGTTTTCGTCAGAGCCAAAACCACCTTGGCGCCGCCGGTGTCGAAACCGCCAAACGGTTTGTTTACGCAGCACAACGGACACTTTCACCCCAAGGTACGAGCGAAAAGCCACTCCTTGGAGTCCCTGCAGAGGAAGACCGAGCCCGTCTGCTCCTCGTCCAACACCACCACTACCACTTGCACCTCCTCAGAGTCCGGAGCCTCGTCCTACAGCTGGGACGGGCCTCGGGACCGCTGGGCCAAAGTGTCGAGCCCCCGCGCTCGCACCCTGGCCGCGTTCAACTCCCTGATGGGCCGCAGCCTCAGTCTGGGCGACCTGAGCCACTCGCCGCAAACCACGCAGAAGGTGGAGCGCATCGTCAAGGAGGTGAAGCGGCGGGGCCTGAACGCAGTGTCGGAGCGCGACCGCAAGATCGCGGCGCTGATGCTGGCCCGCTACCAGGAGGAGGACATCATGAGCCAGACGCGCTACGTGGCCCACCTGCAGTGGGACAGCGAGCGGCGGACGGAGGAGCTCCGGCGGGAACAGGACGAGCGCGACAAGCGGCGGGCGGTGCAGCACGGCCAGCGGCTGTGGCAGACGCAGGTGTCGACGCGGCAACGGCGCCTCAGCCGGGAGGAGCGCCGCTCGGCCGCCGCCAAGATGCGGCAGGCCGAGGAGAGCGAGAGGCAGTGGCGCGAGCTGGCGGAGCGGCAGGAGCGCCACCGCCTGCGCAAGCTGCAGCAGGCGGCGCGCGAGGAGAAGCACAAGAAGTCTCTGCAGGAGCAGAACCTCAAAGCGCTGGAGGAGGAACGGGCGGCCGTGCTGGAGCAGGAGCGCCTCCTGCTGAAGGAGAAACTCACCATGGCCGAGCTCAAGCGGCAGGAGAAGGAGCACCAGGCGCAGGAGGAGCGGCGGGGCCTGAACAAGGCCGAGCGGCGCCGCCACGCCGCCCTCGTCCAGGAGATCACCCGGCGCGAGCAGGAGGAGTGCGAGGAGGCCAATCGGGCGGCGCGCGAGAAGCTCAGCCGCTCCCTGGAGAACTACGAGCACATCGTGGAGCGACGGGGCCAGGAGCTGCGCGAGAAGGCCAAGCGCGAGGAGGAGCAGATCCAGCGAGCCCGCCGGGCCGCCGAGAACCGCGAGCGGCAGCAGCAGAGGCAGCTGGAGGCTCGCGCCCGCCAGGCCGACGAGCGGGCCCGGCAG GCGGCGCTGGTGGCCGAGGAGCGCGCCAAGGAGAAGGCCCAGCGCGCCGTGCAGAGCCGGCGGGAGAAGGAGCGGCTGCAGCGGCTCAACCGGCAGcgcgtggaggaggaggagcggcagcggcggcgcgAGCTGCTGCAGTCCATCGAGCGCAAGCTGGAGAAGAGCGAGCAGATCTTCAAGGAGAAGCGCGccgtgctggagagcgctcgcTCGGTGGCGCTCGCCTCCTTCCACGTGCGGGACAAAGTGCGCGAGGAGACTAACGTGCGCACGTTTGATAAGATGGCGCTGGAGGCTCAGCTCAAAGCCGGCCTGGATGACAAATAG
- the plekhd1 gene encoding pleckstrin homology domain-containing family D member 1, translated as MFPSSSRSSAFSPWSSMEQSDSEALDISAKVQLHGVLWKRPFGRPSAKWSRRFFVIKDSFLLYYAESEKRSFESSRIFNIHPKGVIPLGGCVVTATEDMGMPFGLMISLEDFSGTIVVAAESEDEQLHWMEMLQESGKVTWKNAQLGEAMIESLEAQGLQLAKEKQEYLDKLMEETEELTHQRAQREELERLNQVLEEEKMKYEEVVMELKAEQEQIKFDLDGTTQSLRGVESEKEELSGLTVMLQKSIEQLSQEKRRTLELLEAKEEAEEEEKVDDEEEVVVENRKELGNVDLLQDLHHIEEQMKLLLKEKEQADEKLRENQQRAEVLQQEREFYSSQANTLQQSLSQLTADKQQTEAELQAEMESRMELEKRLKQAEEALQDLEKGLDSLDRTSERDQRMRGDVTQLRRFFEECICAAEIEAKLPAIMKNAVYLHKAAARRIKSCRVQRRASRRHWLKHSKSFATASLDGGVGSSMEELRETARRLTADSSFRESVYKIIARKDAATSFDQD; from the exons ATGTTTCCATCCTCTTCCAGAAGCTCGGCGTTCTCTCCCTGGTCGTCCATGGAGCAGTCGGACTCGGAAGCGTTGGACATCAGCGCCAAGGTGCAGCTGCATGGCGTCCTTTGGAAGAGACCCTTCGGACGGCCCTCGGCCAAGTGGTCTCGCAG GTTCTTCGTGATCAAAGACAGCTTTCTGCTGTACTACGCTGAAAGTGAAAAGAGGAGCTTTGAGAGCAGCAGGATCTTCAACATCCACCCAAAG GGAGTGATTCCTCTGGGAGGATGCGTGGTGACGGCCACAGAGGACATGGGCATGCCCTTTGGCCTCATGATCAGCCTGGAAGACTTCTCG GGCACCATCGTGGTGGCTGCTGAGTCTGAGGACGAGCAGCTGCACTGGATGGAGATGCTGCAGGAGTCGGGCAAAGT cACGTGGAAGAACGCTCAGCTGGGGGAAGCCATGATCGAAAGTCTGGAGGCTCAGGGTCTTCAGTTGGCCAAGGAGAAGCAGGAATACTTGG ACAAGCTGATGGAGGAGACGGAGGAGCTCACCCACCAGCGAGCGCAAAGAGAa GAGCTGGAGCGTCTCAATCAAGTTCTAGAAGAGGAAAAGATGAAGTACGAGGAAGTAGTGATGGAACTCAAGGCCGAGCAGGAGCAAATTAAATT CGACCTGGACGGCACGACTCAGTCCCTGCGAGGTGTGGAGAGCGAGAAGGAGGAGCTGAGCGGCCTGACCGTCATGCTGCAGAAGTCCATCGAG CAACTCTCCCAGGAGAAGCGGAGAACTCTGGAGCTGCTGGAGGCCAAGGAGGAggcggaagaggaggagaaggtggacgatgaggaggaggtggtggtggAGAACAGGAAGGAGCTGGGAAATGTGGACCTCCTACAAGATCTGCACCACATCGAGGAGCAGATGAAGCTGCTGCTGAAGGAGAAAGAGCAGGCGGATGAGAA GCTGCGTGAGAACCAACAGCGGGCTGAAGTCCTGCAACAGGAGCGAGAGTTTTACTCGTCGCAGGCCAATACGCTGCAGCAGTCGCTCTCTCAGCTCACCGCAGACAAGCAGCAGACGGAAGCCGAGCTGCAG GCGGAGATGGAGTCCCGCATGGAGCTGGAGAAGAGGCTGAAGCAGGCCGAGGAGGCTCTGCAAGACCTGGAGAAAGGCCTGGACTCTCTGGATCGCACCAGCGAGCGAGACCAGCGGATGAGGGGCGACGTCACTCAGCTGAGGC GCTTCTTCGAGGAGTGCATCTGCGCGGCCGAGATCGAGGCCAAGCTGCCGGCCATCATGAAGAACGCCGTCTACCTCCACAAGGCGGCGGCGCGCAGGATCAAGAGCTGCCGCGTCCAGAGGAGAGCTTCAAGACGACACTGGT TGAAACACTCCAAGTCGTTTGCCACGGCGAGCCTGGACGGCGGCGTGGGCAGCAGCATGGAGGAGCTGAGGGAGACGGCGCGCCGACTCACCGCCGACAGCAGCTTCCGGGAGAGCGTCTACAAGATCATAGCGCGCAAGGACGCCGCCACCAGCTTTGACCAAGACTGA
- the slc39a9 gene encoding zinc transporter ZIP9, with product MDDFGSISLLSLAMLVGCYVAGTIPLAVNFSEEKLKLVTVLGAGLLCGTALAVIIPEGVHALYEEILEGGGHHSTSQVGVVAEASEAKVEVAAAEAVLGADGHHEHGHEQLHACIGVSLVLGFVFMLLVDQIGSSHVHSAEDAESARGGASKITTTLGLVVHAAADGVALGAAASTSQTSVQLIVFVAIMLHKAPAAFGLVSFLMHAGLERNRIRKHLLVFALAAPVLAMLTFLGLSQSSKEALSDINATGVAMLFSAGTFLYVATVHVLPEVGGVAGHSHGAPGANGGKGLSKVEVGALVLGCLIPLLLSVGHHH from the exons ATGGACGACTTCGGCTCCATCAGCTTGCTGTCTCTTGCCATGCTGGTGGGCTGCTATGTGGCAGGAACCATTCCCTTGGCAGTTAACTTCTCAGAG GAGAAGCTGAAGCTGGTCACAGTGTTGGGAGCGGGACTCCTGTGCGGCACAGCCCTCGCTGTCATCATTCCCGAAGGCGTTCACGCACTTTACGAGGAGATCCTGGAAG GGGGCGGGCACCACAGCACCAGCCAAGTGGGTGTTGTCGCCGAGGCGTCGGAGGCCAAGGtggaggtggcggcggcggaggcggtGCTCGGCGCGGACGGCCACCACGAGCACGGCCACGAGCAGCTGCACGCCTGCATCGGCGTTTCGCTGGTGCTGGGTTTCGTCTTCATGCTGCTGGTTGACCAGATCGGCTCGTCGCATGTGCACAGCGCTGAGG ATGCAGAATCGGCCAGAGGTGGGGCCTCCAAAATTACCACCACCCTGGGTCTAGTGGTGCATGCTGCTG CTGACGGCGTGGCCCTCGGGGCTGCCGCCTCCACCTCTCAAACCAGCGTCCAGCTCATCGTCTTTGTCGCTATCATGCTACACAAG GCCCCCGCCGCGTTTGGCCTGGTGTCCTTCCTCATGCACGCCGGACTGGAGAGGAATCGGATCCGCAAGCACCTGCTAGTCTTCGCCCTGGCGGCGCCCGTCTTGGCCATGCTCACCTTCCTCGGACTCAGCCAG AGCAGCAAGGAGGCTCTGTCCGACATCAACGCCACCGGCGTGGCCATGCTCTTCTCGGCCGGCACCTTCCTGTACGTGGCGACCGTGCACGTGCTGCCCGAGGTGGGCGGCGTGGCGGGCCACAGCCACGGGGCGCCGGGCGCCAATGGCGGAAAGGGCCTGAGTAAGGTAGAGGTGGGCGCGCTGGTGCTAGGCTGCCTCATCCCGCTGCTGCTGTCGGTCGGCCATCACCATTAG